The following proteins are co-located in the uncultured Draconibacterium sp. genome:
- a CDS encoding RagB/SusD family nutrient uptake outer membrane protein — protein MKRIKNIFTSIALSGLLVLGACTDLEETVYSGLTDETIDVTDPEIVGYMMGEAYAHFRFLYWGWNGYFDVMEECSDTYMTPKRIGHGWGDLYINMHKHSWNANQGHLYGLWNEAYIGIGYANKALDVLPETGSDQAGMRFLRALNYTILLDAFRNVPLETTQELEPGYLPQQASAQTIFDFCETELQAIKEDLGTEKIHGYPNRYAASMALAKLYLNYNTYFGTSDNTYYSKAVAEIDEVMEGGYSLAPNYTDNFKADISTSPEVIFAIPLDSKNAAHNYLVNKCLVGAGAAAYGYSGSPWNGSCAVPQFIDSYQDGDNRLAYTWTGGVQRAATKDAAGNYIPQSGDPIAFDRDDWVGDGILNYSLAVHSIDNPGAYFQEGYRYVKSEIVPEDKGTYGNDVAYFRLADAMFIKAECLLRLGQDEQTAADLISEVRARSFETANAAVRTVADLKGASVYDYGHREFTGEGVNNWDGEISTVEGGSDIELGGLLDDLAWEFVGEHHRRQDLIRFKLTDGRNVFNGKSWFCKDATTETHWDYFPIPQHALDANISLVQNEGYTTAN, from the coding sequence ATGAAACGTATTAAAAATATATTTACAAGTATTGCTTTAAGTGGCTTATTGGTACTTGGAGCATGCACCGACCTGGAGGAAACAGTGTACTCCGGTCTTACCGACGAAACGATTGATGTAACCGATCCCGAGATTGTGGGATACATGATGGGTGAAGCTTATGCACATTTCCGCTTCCTGTATTGGGGATGGAATGGCTATTTTGATGTAATGGAAGAATGTAGCGATACCTACATGACACCAAAACGTATTGGTCATGGTTGGGGCGATTTGTACATTAATATGCACAAGCACAGCTGGAATGCTAACCAGGGTCACCTTTACGGATTGTGGAACGAAGCTTATATCGGCATCGGATATGCAAATAAAGCCTTGGATGTATTACCCGAAACCGGATCAGATCAGGCCGGAATGCGTTTTTTACGCGCACTTAATTACACCATTCTTCTTGATGCTTTCAGAAATGTACCTTTGGAAACAACACAGGAATTAGAGCCGGGTTATTTGCCGCAACAGGCTTCTGCACAAACTATTTTCGATTTTTGTGAAACAGAACTACAAGCGATTAAAGAAGATTTGGGAACAGAAAAAATACACGGATATCCAAACCGTTATGCAGCAAGTATGGCTTTGGCAAAATTGTATCTGAATTACAATACGTATTTTGGCACAAGCGACAACACATACTACTCAAAAGCAGTTGCCGAAATTGATGAAGTAATGGAGGGCGGGTATTCTCTTGCTCCAAATTATACCGATAATTTTAAAGCAGACATTTCAACTTCTCCGGAAGTTATTTTTGCAATTCCTTTGGATTCAAAAAATGCAGCACACAACTATTTGGTAAATAAATGTTTGGTTGGAGCCGGCGCTGCAGCTTATGGTTACTCAGGTTCTCCATGGAATGGTAGCTGTGCCGTACCTCAGTTTATCGATAGTTACCAGGATGGCGATAATCGTTTGGCTTATACCTGGACAGGTGGTGTGCAGCGTGCTGCGACAAAAGATGCAGCTGGAAATTATATCCCACAATCAGGTGATCCGATTGCTTTCGACAGAGACGATTGGGTAGGCGATGGAATTCTGAATTATTCATTGGCAGTTCACTCTATTGATAATCCGGGTGCGTATTTCCAGGAAGGTTACCGTTATGTAAAAAGCGAAATTGTACCGGAAGACAAAGGAACCTATGGAAACGACGTAGCTTATTTCCGTTTGGCCGACGCCATGTTTATTAAAGCTGAATGTTTGTTGCGTTTGGGACAAGACGAGCAAACAGCGGCCGATCTTATTTCTGAAGTACGTGCGCGTTCGTTCGAAACTGCAAATGCAGCAGTTCGTACGGTTGCCGATTTAAAAGGAGCGAGTGTTTACGATTACGGACATCGCGAATTTACCGGCGAAGGTGTAAATAACTGGGACGGCGAAATTAGCACTGTTGAAGGTGGCAGCGACATTGAACTGGGTGGTTTACTGGATGATTTGGCCTGGGAATTTGTAGGAGAACACCACCGTCGTCAGGATTTGATCCGATTTAAATTGACGGATGGAAGAAATGTTTTCAATGGTAAATCATGGTTCTGTAAAGATGCTACTACTGAAACGCACTGGGATTATTTCCCAATTCCACAGCATGCGTTGGATGCAAATATTTCACTCGTACAAAACGAAGGTTATACAACGGCGAATTAA
- a CDS encoding DUF4859 domain-containing protein, translating into MKKIHIYFILAMLFAGVFSCKDNDDFSTLHELTADEIAEIERQAYIADSIKNHIDADLILDYTFDVVVSASLYDGGSLPIDIAQIAAAFGISEADLLSGIAGESGAPEIKGFAIDSTTHLDYGSASTTGSPWGHWWDARGDVTEWASETDLAMTFCEFDYEAGEFYIGQFPGRLVAGQTIVVMEALKYNDIRVVVRIAINATEAGQINASVVSTQDLSISVTPKSVYDADALKFDLDKVLSDLGVGSMEDVSFIGVNADGSYNQETVTGNGFWYDFSGFVGSWGDDAAVYTNYGDFEADEVSIGQYPDHLEEGQEITIKYGFLANNKIVMLNITITVTGYVDPETAPEGDPEALVIDIELTKPYTDDYASVTADIRETLRNAFKMTTYQIHQAINSGELKLYQGEVSETEPSYTADAPGYWLKADGTIGEWAESKVWCSIGHNETDLYVYGGNHPGNAVAGDVVTTTLIATYNGGSVTINITFTITEGAPTEVEKSYDVSETFNVDFAAAYVDVTDVLTESFQLTAAEIIDAISNQTLVFEGINVDGSVYVDGEGNVAQTANYPGHWFNAEGNVTTWGESPVFYSELQNDGSGLQFALGHHPENAKVGDTTTIKQIAKLNGKQVTFTFNLTIAE; encoded by the coding sequence ATGAAAAAAATACATATATATTTTATTCTGGCCATGTTATTTGCAGGGGTATTTAGCTGCAAAGACAATGACGATTTTAGCACCTTACATGAGCTAACGGCTGATGAGATTGCGGAAATAGAACGTCAAGCGTACATCGCCGATTCCATCAAAAATCACATTGATGCAGATTTAATTCTTGATTATACTTTTGATGTAGTGGTGAGTGCATCACTATACGATGGTGGTTCGTTACCCATTGATATAGCTCAAATTGCTGCGGCTTTTGGCATATCAGAAGCTGATTTGTTATCGGGTATTGCCGGCGAAAGCGGAGCTCCTGAAATTAAAGGTTTTGCAATCGACAGTACTACTCACCTCGATTATGGTTCTGCCAGTACTACCGGTTCGCCATGGGGTCACTGGTGGGATGCACGTGGCGATGTTACCGAGTGGGCTTCTGAAACTGATCTTGCAATGACATTCTGCGAATTCGATTACGAAGCGGGTGAGTTTTACATTGGCCAGTTTCCGGGACGTTTGGTTGCAGGGCAAACCATTGTTGTTATGGAAGCGCTGAAGTACAACGATATCAGGGTTGTGGTGCGCATTGCAATCAATGCTACCGAAGCCGGACAAATTAATGCTTCGGTTGTAAGTACCCAGGATTTAAGCATTAGCGTTACTCCTAAAAGTGTTTACGATGCCGATGCCTTGAAATTTGATCTTGACAAAGTACTTTCTGACCTTGGTGTTGGTTCAATGGAGGATGTAAGTTTTATTGGCGTAAATGCAGATGGTTCATACAACCAGGAAACGGTAACCGGAAATGGTTTCTGGTACGACTTTAGCGGCTTTGTAGGAAGTTGGGGAGACGATGCTGCCGTTTATACAAACTATGGCGATTTTGAAGCCGATGAAGTTAGTATTGGTCAATATCCCGATCATTTAGAAGAAGGACAGGAGATTACAATTAAGTACGGATTCCTTGCCAACAATAAAATTGTGATGCTAAACATTACCATTACAGTTACAGGTTATGTTGATCCGGAAACTGCACCCGAAGGCGATCCGGAAGCACTGGTTATCGATATTGAACTTACGAAACCATATACTGATGATTATGCAAGTGTAACTGCCGATATTCGCGAAACTTTACGTAATGCTTTCAAAATGACTACGTACCAAATCCATCAGGCAATTAACTCGGGCGAGTTGAAATTGTACCAGGGAGAAGTAAGCGAAACAGAACCATCTTATACCGCTGATGCTCCGGGTTACTGGTTAAAAGCCGATGGAACAATTGGAGAATGGGCCGAAAGTAAAGTTTGGTGTAGCATCGGTCACAACGAAACCGATTTATACGTTTACGGAGGTAATCACCCGGGTAACGCTGTTGCGGGAGATGTAGTTACAACCACACTTATTGCTACATATAATGGAGGATCAGTAACAATCAATATTACATTTACAATTACTGAAGGTGCACCTACCGAAGTAGAAAAAAGTTACGATGTAAGCGAAACATTTAATGTTGATTTTGCTGCTGCTTATGTTGATGTAACTGATGTGTTAACTGAATCATTCCAGTTAACTGCCGCTGAAATAATTGACGCGATCAGCAACCAAACATTGGTATTCGAAGGAATTAATGTAGATGGTTCGGTGTATGTTGATGGCGAAGGAAATGTGGCTCAAACAGCAAATTACCCGGGACATTGGTTTAATGCCGAAGGAAATGTAACAACCTGGGGAGAATCTCCGGTATTCTACAGCGAATTACAAAACGACGGATCGGGACTACAATTCGCTCTCGGACATCATCCCGAAAACGCAAAAGTGGGAGATACAACCACGATTAAACAAATTGCAAAATTAAATGGTAAACAAGTTACGTTTACTTTCAATCTTACAATAGCTGAATAA
- a CDS encoding TonB-dependent receptor — translation MKRMLKEKRGTKNSPRGLIILMVLLTVLCSATMGYAQAKVEGTVVDESGIPLPGVTVVLKGTTQGAVTNLDGYYTVPEVSESDVLVFSFVGMTTQEVVVGSQKTINVTLTFDAIGIDEVVAIGYGTQRKGDVTSAVVSVKSEDFSLGKIGDAAELVKGKIAGLSITKSSGDPNASSSIMLRGITTINGSVEPLVLVDGIEGSLTTVAPENIESIDVLKDASAAAIYGTRGANGVIIITTKTGKRNSKTTATYSSYVSLSDWYKTADFMDTHDVIYGRTAFEYEGYDTDWLKAVTRKAGYTQNHSLSLTGGSESSTYSANVTYSDEEGIMRKSDSEDIKAQLDFNQYALNDMLKFNVNVLYSTHNNTNNNNNYVYRQALIRNPSSPVYNEDGGYNEDFNLFQYYNPVAIQNELIGDTRSQYARLTGNITFEPIKGWQTNLMLSRKEIESTSQNYYTSDYFSLATASVRGSASKSSNNTKSDNLELTSKYNFTIEKNRITALAGYSYLYNVYDGFSAGNSNFPSESYLYNNLGQGLYLTDEDHNASMGSYKNDNKLIGFFGRVSYGYDNRFNAMVSVRREGSSKFGANYQWGTFPSASLGWTISNEKFMEDITWLDNLKLRAGYGITGVIPNDSYLSLTTFDYDAWGKHLSKDGEWTPSLQVAQNPNPDLKWEKTSEYNIGVDWTIFDARISGAIDLYSKKTVDLLYDYAVPVPPNMYGWTTANVGQMRNRGIEVMVNATPVQTGNFEWNTTVTLSHNENELLSLSNDLYETDNFNEVGGVSDPISVPTHAMEVGYRLGDFWGLRSVGVSKDGYVLVEVKDDDGNWVAKEFDTKYNDKVNRQRLGNGLPQVYAGWSNTFRYKNFDLNLMFTGQFGYQILNVQRSFYEHTGIAYNRLKTSANLYGAVDANGAPVIDEATGQQLQTQLNGSMSQGVWSDHIENGDFVKLTNATLGYTVPLKGRVENFIQNLRVYVSGQNLFCITGYSGLDPEVSNYFLAPGIDDRDKYPTVRSYTFGLSVNF, via the coding sequence ATGAAAAGAATGTTGAAAGAAAAAAGAGGAACAAAGAATAGTCCAAGAGGACTTATTATTCTTATGGTTCTTCTTACCGTTTTATGTTCTGCAACAATGGGCTATGCGCAAGCAAAGGTTGAAGGAACCGTTGTTGATGAGTCTGGTATTCCGCTTCCGGGAGTTACCGTAGTTTTAAAAGGAACCACCCAGGGGGCGGTTACCAATCTCGACGGCTACTATACCGTTCCTGAAGTGAGTGAAAGCGATGTGCTTGTTTTCTCTTTTGTTGGAATGACTACCCAAGAAGTTGTTGTAGGAAGCCAAAAGACCATTAATGTAACACTAACTTTCGATGCAATTGGTATCGACGAGGTAGTGGCAATTGGTTATGGTACACAACGAAAAGGAGATGTAACCAGTGCTGTTGTAAGTGTAAAGTCGGAAGACTTTTCGCTGGGTAAAATTGGTGATGCTGCCGAATTGGTAAAAGGAAAAATTGCCGGTTTAAGTATTACTAAATCATCGGGTGATCCAAATGCTTCATCAAGCATTATGCTTCGTGGTATTACCACAATTAACGGAAGTGTTGAACCACTTGTTTTGGTTGATGGTATCGAAGGATCTTTAACCACGGTTGCTCCCGAAAATATTGAATCGATTGATGTATTAAAAGATGCATCGGCAGCAGCAATTTACGGTACACGTGGTGCGAACGGTGTAATAATTATTACCACTAAAACCGGTAAACGCAATTCAAAAACCACTGCAACGTATTCAAGTTATGTGTCTTTATCCGATTGGTATAAAACAGCCGATTTTATGGATACACACGATGTTATTTATGGCCGCACAGCTTTTGAATACGAAGGATACGATACCGACTGGCTAAAAGCGGTAACTCGCAAAGCAGGTTATACTCAAAACCATTCGCTGAGTTTAACAGGTGGTTCTGAATCGTCAACTTATTCGGCCAACGTTACCTATTCTGACGAAGAAGGTATTATGCGTAAAAGTGACAGCGAAGACATTAAAGCACAGCTCGATTTTAACCAGTATGCGTTAAACGATATGTTGAAATTTAATGTGAATGTGCTCTATTCAACGCACAACAATACCAACAACAACAACAATTATGTGTATCGTCAGGCTTTAATTCGTAATCCATCGTCGCCAGTTTATAACGAAGACGGTGGGTACAACGAAGACTTTAACCTGTTTCAGTACTACAATCCGGTGGCAATTCAAAACGAATTGATTGGTGATACACGTTCGCAGTATGCCCGCCTAACCGGTAACATTACTTTCGAACCCATTAAAGGATGGCAAACCAATTTAATGTTGTCGCGTAAAGAAATAGAATCTACTTCGCAAAATTACTACACCAGCGACTATTTCAGTTTGGCAACAGCAAGTGTTCGTGGCTCTGCTTCAAAGTCATCGAATAACACCAAAAGCGACAACCTGGAACTAACCTCGAAATACAATTTTACCATCGAGAAAAACCGTATTACTGCTCTTGCTGGTTACAGTTACCTGTACAATGTTTACGATGGATTTAGCGCCGGAAACTCAAATTTCCCTTCTGAATCGTATTTGTACAACAACTTAGGTCAGGGATTGTACTTAACCGATGAAGATCACAACGCAAGTATGGGATCGTATAAAAACGACAACAAACTAATCGGATTTTTTGGTCGTGTAAGTTATGGTTACGACAATCGTTTTAACGCCATGGTTAGTGTTCGTCGCGAAGGTTCGTCAAAATTTGGTGCTAACTACCAATGGGGTACTTTCCCTTCAGCATCGTTGGGATGGACAATCAGCAACGAAAAATTTATGGAAGATATTACCTGGCTTGATAATTTGAAATTACGTGCCGGTTATGGTATCACAGGTGTTATTCCTAACGATTCATATTTGTCGTTAACCACGTTCGATTACGATGCATGGGGAAAACATTTAAGTAAAGACGGTGAATGGACTCCTTCGCTGCAGGTGGCACAAAATCCAAATCCCGATTTAAAATGGGAGAAAACCAGCGAGTACAACATTGGTGTTGACTGGACAATTTTTGATGCACGTATAAGTGGAGCCATCGATCTTTATTCAAAGAAAACAGTTGACTTACTTTACGACTACGCAGTGCCGGTTCCTCCAAATATGTACGGATGGACAACAGCCAACGTGGGTCAGATGCGAAACAGAGGTATTGAAGTAATGGTAAATGCAACTCCTGTTCAAACCGGTAATTTCGAGTGGAATACAACGGTTACACTTTCGCACAACGAAAACGAATTATTAAGTCTTTCAAACGATTTATACGAAACCGACAACTTTAACGAAGTGGGTGGAGTAAGCGATCCGATTTCGGTTCCGACTCACGCCATGGAAGTTGGCTATCGTTTGGGTGATTTCTGGGGATTACGATCGGTTGGTGTTAGCAAAGACGGATACGTTTTGGTTGAAGTAAAAGACGACGACGGAAACTGGGTAGCCAAAGAATTTGATACCAAATACAACGACAAAGTGAACCGTCAGCGTTTGGGTAACGGACTTCCTCAGGTGTATGCCGGATGGAGCAATACGTTCCGTTACAAAAATTTCGATTTGAACCTGATGTTTACAGGCCAGTTCGGATATCAGATACTGAATGTACAACGAAGCTTTTACGAGCATACCGGAATTGCTTACAACCGTTTAAAAACATCGGCCAATTTGTATGGTGCTGTTGATGCAAACGGAGCTCCTGTTATTGACGAAGCAACAGGACAGCAACTTCAGACTCAATTGAATGGATCAATGTCGCAAGGTGTTTGGAGCGACCACATCGAAAATGGTGATTTCGTAAAATTGACCAATGCTACTTTAGGATATACTGTTCCGCTTAAAGGAAGAGTGGAGAATTTTATTCAGAACCTGCGTGTGTATGTGTCGGGTCAAAACCTGTTTTGTATAACCGGTTATTCAGGTCTCGATCCTGAAGTGTCAAACTACTTCCTGGCACCTGGTATCGATGATCGCGATAAATATCCAACAGTTCGATCATATACATTTGGACTATCTGTTAACTTTTAA
- a CDS encoding DUF4859 domain-containing protein, protein MRSMINTNYRKHYDLGIGKLSVRLLMVLVFAFTFITGCEGDEVTPDPEPDPDPIPVDTIPTDTTPSVVVLAESDVADFAKFYKPEEHKNVDFLRGDSKWTFVRSQQSDHFIVFWEEGFGSNPNASTVPASYRVDINDLLTKAEQFYDLNINQLKFAETGVGKSNLDNYKMQIYLFYTQEWMAYGAGYDDVIGALWINPGTVHPVGSVIAHEIGHSFQYQVFCDLGDGAGFRYGFGGNGGNGFWEQTAQWQAMQSYPEQLFEGYHYPVYCDNYHRHVIHEHMRYASYFIHYYWTKKHGIDMVGKVWREAKEPEDPFQAYMRINSLSVADFNDEMYEAASRFVTWDYDALRSYGSNYMGKQTYKLYQVEDGYYQVAYSRCPGTTGYNVIPLNVPEAGTVVSTSFKALTPGSALAANDPGEYTDNENTLTTRNYNSSSLTRAGWRYGYVALLNNGERVYGDMNKTMAGDIEFTIPEACSKLWLVVLGAPTTYAPHAWDEKEINDDQWPYKVKFSNTNLLGSVVINPDETPEDLTLTYDVSFAADAENYSGTVVSLNDNGDIGKVAQALVMQPSEIAGALLAAKQTPQEGKIAFAAVEPDGSLNYNTTANGLGFWYDSQGAVIGWGSDNDSKLFAEFTADNFQFSIGQYPGKSSAGDKYTVKEAFVYTKEGTQYQLTFVFNVTIQ, encoded by the coding sequence ATGAGAAGTATGATAAACACAAATTACCGGAAACATTACGATTTAGGTATTGGTAAGTTAAGCGTGCGTTTACTTATGGTATTGGTATTTGCATTTACCTTTATTACCGGGTGCGAAGGCGACGAAGTAACTCCCGATCCGGAACCGGATCCCGATCCAATTCCGGTGGACACAATTCCAACAGATACAACACCGTCGGTAGTTGTTCTTGCTGAATCAGATGTTGCTGATTTTGCTAAATTTTATAAACCGGAAGAACACAAAAATGTTGACTTTTTGCGTGGCGACAGCAAATGGACATTTGTACGTAGTCAGCAATCAGATCATTTTATTGTTTTTTGGGAAGAAGGATTCGGAAGCAATCCAAATGCAAGTACTGTCCCTGCATCGTATCGGGTGGATATTAACGACTTACTAACCAAGGCAGAACAATTTTACGATTTAAATATTAATCAGTTAAAATTTGCCGAGACAGGGGTGGGTAAATCAAATCTTGACAATTACAAGATGCAAATTTATCTGTTCTATACACAAGAGTGGATGGCTTATGGTGCCGGATACGATGATGTAATTGGTGCACTTTGGATTAATCCGGGAACTGTACATCCGGTAGGATCTGTTATTGCACACGAAATTGGCCATAGTTTTCAATACCAGGTTTTTTGTGATTTAGGCGATGGTGCAGGTTTTCGTTACGGTTTTGGTGGAAACGGTGGAAATGGTTTCTGGGAGCAAACTGCGCAATGGCAAGCCATGCAAAGTTATCCTGAACAGCTGTTTGAAGGTTACCATTATCCGGTTTATTGCGATAATTACCATCGTCATGTTATCCACGAGCACATGCGTTATGCAAGTTATTTTATTCATTATTACTGGACCAAAAAACACGGCATCGACATGGTGGGTAAAGTTTGGCGCGAGGCAAAAGAACCCGAAGATCCGTTTCAGGCTTATATGCGCATAAACAGCTTGTCAGTTGCAGATTTTAATGATGAAATGTATGAAGCGGCCAGCCGTTTTGTTACCTGGGATTACGATGCACTCCGCTCGTATGGAAGCAATTACATGGGCAAACAAACCTATAAATTGTACCAGGTTGAAGATGGATATTACCAGGTGGCATACAGTCGTTGTCCGGGAACTACCGGATACAACGTAATTCCGTTAAACGTGCCTGAAGCAGGAACAGTGGTAAGCACATCGTTTAAAGCACTTACACCGGGTTCTGCTCTTGCTGCAAACGATCCGGGCGAATATACCGACAATGAAAATACGTTAACAACCCGAAATTACAACAGCAGTTCGTTAACACGCGCCGGATGGCGTTACGGATACGTTGCCTTGTTAAACAATGGTGAGCGTGTTTACGGTGACATGAATAAAACCATGGCCGGTGACATCGAATTTACAATACCTGAAGCTTGTTCAAAATTATGGCTTGTGGTTTTGGGCGCTCCAACGACTTATGCTCCGCATGCCTGGGACGAGAAAGAAATCAATGACGATCAGTGGCCTTACAAAGTGAAATTCAGCAATACAAATCTTTTGGGAAGTGTTGTTATTAATCCCGACGAAACACCTGAAGACCTGACTTTAACTTACGATGTCTCTTTTGCTGCCGATGCCGAAAATTATTCCGGTACAGTTGTAAGTCTGAATGACAACGGTGATATAGGTAAAGTTGCTCAGGCTTTGGTTATGCAACCTTCTGAAATTGCAGGTGCGCTACTGGCCGCAAAACAAACTCCGCAGGAAGGCAAAATTGCTTTTGCAGCAGTTGAACCCGACGGATCGCTGAACTACAATACCACAGCAAACGGATTGGGTTTCTGGTACGATAGCCAGGGTGCAGTTATTGGCTGGGGAAGCGACAACGACAGTAAACTATTTGCTGAATTTACAGCCGATAATTTTCAGTTTAGTATTGGTCAATACCCCGGAAAATCGAGTGCCGGCGACAAATACACGGTAAAAGAAGCATTTGTGTACACAAAAGAAGGAACACAGTATCAGCTAACATTTGTTTTTAACGTTACAATTCAATAA
- a CDS encoding CotH kinase family protein, which translates to MFCLSIFLFTGCSDDELPEKEDDEVELNAESFQVAQITISTENNSEIDSKETYVNCTFSVESDNSDWNYSGSAKVRGRGNSTWLWYPKKPYRIKLDKKAEILGLKADKDWVLLADYRDPTHLMNAFVFTVGKGLNLPYSNHVRYVEVTLNDKYIGLYLLTEQVEQGENRVAIDSVGGVLISLDADDGPELSPNSGDNFWSSVYRVPVCVKSPEAISAARLTAIKSDFARLENTIKNANYAEVEQELDIPLFIDFMLIQELVYNVEVDAPRSIYFYKESGGRWKIGPLWDFDAGFDFDWGTMYTGHNYFHSYKELVLGTSPVNHTSGYWVSGFFTDLFQNKQFVEEYKQRWLAVKDKIMSEYWETTQSYADGFSVAMENDAERWPINKSNDTEIRQMEQWLSMRIDYLSGVIENYPEGTK; encoded by the coding sequence ATGTTTTGTTTATCCATTTTCTTGTTTACGGGGTGTTCCGACGATGAACTTCCTGAAAAAGAAGATGATGAGGTTGAGTTAAATGCAGAATCTTTTCAGGTGGCGCAGATTACAATTTCAACTGAAAACAATTCGGAAATTGATTCGAAGGAAACCTATGTAAACTGTACTTTTTCGGTAGAATCGGATAACAGCGACTGGAATTATTCGGGAAGTGCAAAGGTCAGGGGAAGAGGAAATTCTACCTGGCTGTGGTATCCCAAAAAACCGTATCGTATTAAACTGGACAAAAAAGCTGAGATTCTTGGTTTAAAAGCAGATAAAGATTGGGTGTTACTGGCAGATTACCGCGATCCGACGCACTTAATGAATGCCTTTGTTTTTACGGTAGGCAAGGGTTTAAACCTGCCTTATTCAAACCACGTTCGTTATGTCGAAGTAACATTAAATGATAAATACATCGGGCTATATCTGTTGACAGAACAGGTAGAACAGGGCGAAAATCGCGTAGCAATAGATTCAGTAGGAGGAGTTTTAATTTCTCTTGATGCCGATGACGGGCCGGAGTTGTCACCAAACAGTGGCGACAATTTCTGGTCATCCGTCTACCGTGTGCCGGTGTGTGTTAAAAGTCCGGAAGCCATTTCCGCAGCCCGTTTGACTGCAATTAAAAGCGACTTTGCAAGGTTGGAAAACACCATAAAAAATGCAAATTACGCCGAAGTTGAACAAGAATTGGATATACCTCTTTTTATCGACTTTATGCTTATTCAGGAGTTGGTGTACAATGTGGAAGTGGACGCTCCGCGCAGTATCTATTTTTACAAGGAGAGTGGCGGTAGGTGGAAAATTGGTCCGCTTTGGGATTTCGACGCCGGTTTTGATTTCGACTGGGGTACAATGTACACAGGGCACAACTATTTCCATTCGTATAAAGAGCTGGTGTTGGGAACTTCGCCTGTAAATCATACGTCAGGTTATTGGGTTTCTGGTTTTTTTACCGATTTGTTTCAGAATAAACAGTTTGTAGAAGAATACAAACAACGGTGGTTGGCGGTAAAAGACAAAATTATGTCGGAGTATTGGGAAACAACGCAAAGTTATGCCGATGGTTTTTCGGTGGCAATGGAAAACGATGCCGAACGCTGGCCAATTAATAAAAGCAACGATACCGAAATCAGGCAAATGGAGCAGTGGTTATCAATGCGGATCGATTATTTGTCGGGTGTGATTGAAAACTATCCTGAAGGAACAAAGTAA